In Pochonia chlamydosporia 170 chromosome 3, whole genome shotgun sequence, the following are encoded in one genomic region:
- a CDS encoding Zn2/Cys6 DNA-binding protein (similar to Glarea lozoyensis ATCC 20868 XP_008088599.1), with translation MALGGLASNLSSPGFGMLKSALLCCQIFISIEQLLGNYAAMIQHIIRGLGIMHECRTRPGFIAENQDQLPLLDVFIIKLFSAPCKFADPPTTTHVNETTALPVCPISSHGQTVGPHNLRTIAPDMRTELTGLATSTLEFLDQASQAEFSSNTRRLRSEKASLLNSLESWRINLESIQAAMGHLGPEPISVSFLRLFHQILKIIVLGVLDSSPDLGKELQIERSQLQRVANVVGVRVMTYRMRNGASGDGSKRFKVY, from the coding sequence ATGGCTCTGGGTGGTCTTGCGTCAAATTTGTCATCCCCGGGGTTTGGCATGCTGAAGTCGGCATTACTCTGCTGTCAGATTTTCATTAGCATCGAACAATTGTTGGGGAATTATGCCGCTATGATCCAGCATATCATTCGGGGACTTGGGATCATGCACGAGTGCCGGACACGGCCAGGTTTCATTGCCGAGAACCAGGATCAACTACCATTGCTAGACgttttcatcatcaagctGTTTTCTGCGCCGTGCAAGTTTGCGGAtcctccaacaacaacccaTGTCAACGAGACGACTGCATTGCCCGTGTGCCCGATCTCGTCTCATGGCCAGACTGTTGGACCTCACAATCTTCGGACCATCGCGCCTGATATGCGGACAGAACTCACTGGCCTCGCTACATCGACGCTTGAATTCCTCGACCAAGCTTCGCAAGCCGAGTTTTCGAGCAACACTCGTCGTCTGCGATCCGAGAAAGCATCGCTGCTGAATTCGTTGGAATCATGGCGAATTAATCTCGAATCGATTCAGGCAGCGATGGGGCATCTCGGTCCCGAGCCAATTTCAGTGTCCTTCTTGCGCCTATTCCATCAAATACTGAAAATCATTGTCTTAGGAGTGCTAGACTCCTCCCCCGATCTTGGAAAGGAGCTACAGATTGAGCGCAGTCAACTGCAGCGCGTAGCTAATGTTGTAGGTGTAAGAGTCATGACTTACAGAATGAGAAACGGAGCTAGTGGTGATGGCTCGAAGCGATTCAAAGTGTATTGA
- a CDS encoding F-box domain-containing protein (similar to Metarhizium acridum CQMa 102 XP_007814917.1), with translation MAQVPVEVFDIITSYLTRAEVRNLRLVCREFEAKILAQYFRNVVVPFRSELYSGLSRNQDGTLKHSTSSLFSNGMHIFESFGPHILRFALSLELDEDSLAYPPVKSTQEAVPAFWGIYRWPHKSYHRYTDLEGLEQTADETEGMKAALRCLTKVRNIGLCCDAGLGFLLGPDKRARDTIVQHPVFATVDWRRHQRSSQRARQPAITVADFNDVARDPNHSTFPNPMAFRNTILERMAADAGYTGHQVPEAVRIMLDTENTNLKDINFDERSSPLSPSFDLDGELRQLVPFTSFREASNTPLIPTNLTRAQKEMLLELEWAHRAMIQSYVLAMIDNASIGCFRNVTTFTIAKIPGGHVHLLCRQDLWESIPGLKNVSLGVVADWRKLTASTPGFVEDMSISPVESFGKVFTLLNDHIAKCRSIESIHFEWICGGELAPSSYQRNSYILPVPFINPPGCMVIPTAVRDDQRNLLHLPYIKHLSLKNCWSSPHIFLQTVRQFALSSLEKLELESVSLSGPPTAVAQGPLINAAVAIPVQLGPPALADDDDADDDNDLELDVALDELPLASVLQLPLPQLMLSINPPTNDSNQSLTDRLHQPDLLTWAGLIDHFSPSVKIKQLLAEQADDDAVSTASAVNVDIVARYIPHADDLPKDELRYRLGCLSFKSCGYVTVDTPYLDTRAVLSESHIGHTVAHVNNQDITSLMQSSKDMLLARITQWIPKQEEVILTTGFGMSMGWKGIYEARVIDDAIADGVRKPGCGRFSGEIEGYDDTVYYHEEASLR, from the coding sequence ATGGCACAAGTCCCGGTGGAGGTTttcgacatcatcacctcTTACTTGACTAGAGCTGAGGTTAGGAACCTCCGTCTGGTATGTCGCGAGTTTGAGGCCAAAATCTTGGCTCAGTACTTTCGCAATGTCGTTGTTCCATTTCGCTCCGAGCTGTACAGCGGCCTAAGTCGCAACCAAGATGGCACCTTGAAGCATTCCACCTCCAGCCTCTTTTCCAACGGAATGCACATTTTTGAGTCCTTTGGGCCCCATATCCTTCGCTTCGCCCTTTCACTCGAGCTGGACGAAGACTCACTTGCCTATCCTCCCGTAAAGTCAACCCAGGAAGCAGTTCCGGCCTTTTGGGGCATTTACCGCTGGCCGCACAAAAGTTACCACAGATATACCGACCTTGAGGGGCTTGAGCAGACTGCAGATGAAACAGAGGGCATGAAAGCTGCACTCCGGTGTCTAACCAAAGTACGAAATATTGGTTTATGTTGCGATGCCGGCCTCGGCTTCTTACTTGGCCCGGACAAACGGGCACGAGATACTATCGTGCAGCATCCCGTCTTCGCGACAGTGGACTGGCGCCGACATCAGCGCTCATCCCAGCGTGCCCGTCAGCCCGCCATCACCGTGGCCGACTTCAATGATGTTGCCCGAGATCCAAATCACTCAACTTTCCCTAACCCGATGGCATTTCGAAACACCATTCTTGAGAGAATGGCGGCAGACGCCGGCTATACAGGACACCAGGTTCCGGAGGCCGTGCGTATTATGCTCGATACCGAAAACACCAACCTTAAAGACATTAATTTTGACGAGAGGTCATCGCCTCTTTCCCCAAGTTTCGACCTTGATGGTGAACTTCGCCAGCTCGTTCCTTTCACCTCCTTTAGGGAAGCGTCAAATACCCCCCTGATACCAACAAATCTTACCAGAGCTCAAAAAGAGATgttgctggagctggagtGGGCACACCGTGCCATGATACAATCCTAtgtgttggcgatgatcGACAATGCTTCTATAGGCTGCTTTCGCAACGTCACCACCTTTACCATTGCAAAGATTCCTGGTGGCCATGTCCACTTGCTTTGTCGGCAAGATCTCTGGGAAAGTATCCCCGGCCTTAAAAACGTATCACTTGGGGTTGTCGCAGATTGGCGAAAACTGACCGCCTCTACGCCTGGCTTTGTTGAGGATATGAGTATATCCCCTGTTGAGTCATTCGGAAAAGTCTTCACCCTGCTCAATGATCATATAGCAAAGTGCCGCAGTATTGAGAGCATTCATTTTGAATGGATATGTGGTGGTGAACTCGCCCCCAGCTCATATCAGCGCAACTCGTATATTCTCCCGGTGCCCTTTATCAACCCGCCAGGCTGTATGGTTATACCGACGGCGGTGCGGGATGACCAGAGAAATTTACTACATCTTCCTTACATCAAGCATCTTTCTCTCAAGAACTGCTGGTCATCGCCACATATCTTCTTGCAAACGGTTCGACAGTTCGCCCTTTCATCTCTCGAAAAGCTGGAATTGGAATCTGTTTCCTTATCTGGTCCTCCTACCGCAGTAGCGCAAGGGCCATTGATCAACGCCGCGGTAGCGATTCCAGTGCAGCTCGGCCCTCCGGCTTTAgcagatgacgacgacgccgacgATGATAATGATTTGGAGCTGGATGTGGCTCTGGATGAGCTGCCACTGGCATCAGTCCTGCAGCTGCCGTTGCCGCAACTGATGCTCTCTATCAATCCACCGACTAATGATTCAAATCAGTCGTTGACAGATCGGCTCCATCAGCCTGATCTGCTCACATGGGCAGGGTTGATTGACCACTTCTCTCCAAGTGTGAAGATAAAGCAACTGCTGGCTGAGCAAGCCGATGACGACGCAGTTTCGACTGCCTCGGCGGTAAACGTTGACATTGTGGCAAGATACATCCCACATGCCGATGATCTTCCGAAGGACGAGCTGAGATACCGCCTTGGATGCTTGTCTTTTAAATCATGTGGCTACGTCACAGTCGATACACCATATTTGGACACAAGAGCTGTATTGTCTGAGTCACACATTGGGCATACCGTAGCTCATGTCAACAATCAGGATATTACGAGCCTGATGCAGTCATCCAAAGACATGTTGCTGGCCAGGATCACTCAATGGATACCGAAGCAAGAGGAGGTCATTCTCACTACTGGCTTCGGTATGTCGATGGGCTGGAAAGGCATCTATGAGGCACGCGTAATCGATGATGCAATAGCAGATGGAGTACGAAAGCCAGGATGTGGTCGCTTTAGCGGTGAAATCGAGGGATATGATGATACAGTATACTACCACGAAGAAGCTTCACTACGCTAG
- a CDS encoding 60S ribosomal protein L17 (similar to Nectria haematococca mpVI 77-13-4 XP_003047736.1) → MVRYAATEIQPSKSARARGAYLRVSFKNTRETAQAINGWKLQRAVAFLENVKEHKEAVPMRRYAGSTGRCAQGKQFGVSKARWPVKSAQYLLDLLKNAESNADAKGLDTGALIVKHIQVNQAPKQRRRTYRAHGRINPYMSNPCHIELILTEGDEVVQKSDQVVGREAHLSSRQRGARLRKAITAA, encoded by the exons ATG GTTCGATACGCCGCGACCGAGATCCAGCCCTCCAAGTCGGCCCGCGCCCGCGGTGCCTACTTGCGAGTTTCTTTCAAGAACACCCGCGAGACCGCTCAGGCCATTAACGGCTGGAAGCTGCAGCGTGCTGTTGCTTTCCTCGAGAATGTCAAGGAGCACAAGGAGGCCGTCCCCATGCGACGATATGCCGGCAGCACTGGCCGCTGCGCTCAAG GCAAGCAGTTCGGTGTCTCCAAGGCTCGATGGCCCGTCAAGTCTGCCCAGTACCTCCTGGACCTTCTCAAGAACGCCGAGTCCAACGCTGATGCCAAGGGTCTCGACACTGGTGCCCTGATTGTCAAGCACATTCAGGTCAACCAGGCCCCCAAGCAGCGCCGCCGAACATACCGTGCTCACGGTCGC ATCAACCCCTACATGTCTAACCCCTGCCACATCGAGCTTATCTTGACCGAAGGTGACGAGGTTGTTCAGAAGTCTGACCAGGTTGTTGGCCGTGAGGCTCATCTCAGCTCGAGACAGCGTGGTGCTCGTCTCCGCAAGGCTATCACCGCCGCATAA
- a CDS encoding Fibrillarin (similar to Metarhizium robertsii ARSEF 23 XP_007819878.2) has protein sequence MAFGARGAPRGGGRGGSRGGGRGGFGGDRGGRGGARGGARGGARGGARGGSFGRGGGRGGGRGGAGRGGARGGAGQKGGARVVIEPHRHPGVFVVRGGKEDGIATRNLTPGESVYGEKRISVDETVKNDDGTTSTTKVEYRMWNPFRSKLCAAIAGGADDIYIRPGSRVLYLGGASGTSVSHVADVVGPTGYVYAVEFSSRSGRDLISMASKRTNVVPIVEDARQPARYRMIVPMVDVIFADVAQPDQARIVAMNANWFLKVGGGILISIKANCIDSTAPPAEVFASEVQKMRAESIKPKFQLTLEPFERDHCLVAGEYQRYKS, from the exons ATGGCTTTCGGTGCTCGAGGCGCTCCCCGCggtggtggtcgtggcgGCAGTCGTGGAGGCGGTCGTGGAGGTTTCGGTGGTGATCGTGGTGGTCGCGGTGGTGCCCGCGGTGGTGCTCGAG GCGGCGCTCGTGGTGGTGCACGAGGTGGTTCTTTCggccgtggtggtggtcgcGGCGGTGGTCGCGGCGGTGCTGGCCGTGGAGGTGCTCGTGGAGGTGCTGGGCAAAAGGGCGGTGCAAGAGTTGTCATT GAGCCTCACCGTCACCCTGGCGTCTTCGTTGTCCGTGGTGGCAAGGAGGATGGTATCGCCACCCGAAATCTCACTCCTGGCGAGTCTGTGTACGGTGAGAAGCGCATTTCCGTCGATGAAACCGTAAAGAACGACGACGGCACCACCTCAACAACCAAGGTTGAGTACCGTATGTGGAACCCTTTCCGAAGCAAGCTGTGCGCTGCTATCGCTGGTGGTGCCGACGACATCTACATTCGCCCTGGCTCTCGTGTCCTCTACCTCGGTGGTGCTTCCGGTACCTCAGTCTCGCACGTTGCCGATGTCGTTGGCCCTACTGGTTACGTCTATGCTGTCGAGTTCTCTTCACGATCCGGTCGTGACCTCATTAGCATGGCTTCCAAGCGAACCAACGTTGTTCCTATTGTTGAGGATGCCCGTCAACCAGCCCGCTACCGCATGATCGTTCCAATGGTGGATGTCATCTTTGCCGATGTTGCTCAGCCCGATCAGGCTCGTATTGTCGCCATGAACGCCAACTGGTTCCTCAAAGTCGGTGGCGGAattctcatctccatcaaggCAAACTGCATTGACAGCACTGCTCCTCCCGCGGAGGTATTTGCCAGCGAGGTCCAGAAGATGCGAGCCGAGTCTATCAAGCCCAAGTTCCAGCTTACCTTGG AACCCTTTGAGCGTGACCATTGTTTGGTTGCCGGAGAGTACCAGCGCTACAAGTCGTAA